In Pseudomonas glycinae, the DNA window GAAGCGGTAATGGTCGACGAGCTGAATGTGCGCCTGCACCGGGGCAAATGATTTCGGTCAGTGCAGGCTGTCTCCGGATCTCGCGCCCAATTGCTCGAGCCAGGCTGCCCTGCACTCCTCGGCTTCATCGCGACTGGCGAATGCAGTGCCGCGCTGCTCACCATTGAGCAATACCACCCAGCAGACACTTTGCCCCATCGCACGCAGACCGGCGGGTACACCGCTGCCGATCATCACCGCGACATCGACTCTGCATTGCATGCTGACCTCCAAAATTCATTAGCAACCTAACTATGAAGGCATGTTAATGATTTGGATCAAGAGGAAACAGCGACGGCGCTGCACAGCTTAATTGCAATTCCGGCAACAATGCCTCAGCGCGGATTCTCCGGTTTGTAGCCCAGACGCAAGCCCCCCCAGTGCCGGCCCTTGACCATGATCGGCACCGACAGGTCGTGCATCAGCTCGCCGGTATCGCGGGTGTAGGTCTGCAACAGCACGGGTTGCTGATGGCTGCCGCAGCGAATCCCGGTACGGTCGGCGAATTTGCGTTTGGTGCGATTGTTGACGGTATCGACCTGCACATCTCCGGTCAGTGGCCGGCTGAATGCCTGATTGTGCGTCGGCACATAACCGTGCTGTGTGCAGGCGATGGCGAACACCAGACCTTCGTGACGCGGCAGTAACGGCTCCTGAATGGCCGGCAGCACCTGATCGGTGTAGCGGTCGAAACGGGTCTGGAACTTGGCCGGCTGGGTGTCCGGAATCGGCTGATACTGTCGGTCGAAGAGGTCTTCAAGGCTGATACGACCTTGCTCGACATCAGCTTCGAACCGCGCGGCAATCTGACTGGCTCCTTCACGGGCGAGGTCGTAGATGCGCTGGTGATAGTCATCCAGCCCGACTTCGGCCAAGCGTTCGCTGATGGTTTCCGCCTGCCCTTCCATCTGTACGGCCGCGTCGGCCAGACGACGAGTCTGCTGGTCGCTGATAGCCAGATCGCTGCGCATCTGCTCGATGGCAGCGAACAGACTGTCGAGCTGTTCGCGATTGGTTTCCGCGCCCCTGGCGATTTCGCCCACCTGGCTTTCGACCCCGGCCGCCAGTCGCGCGATGTTTTCCAGGTGCTGACCGGTGTGCTCAACCTGCTCGACACCCGTGTGTAAATCATCGGAGAGCTGGCGGATCTGCTCCACCACCTGCGCCGTGCGTTGCTGAATGTCGGCGACCATTTCCCCCACTTCACCGGTGGCCGTCGCGGTACGAGCCGCCAGGCCGCGCACTTCGTCCGCCACCACTGCAAATCCACGACCGTGCTCGCCGGCCCGGGCGGCTTCAATTGCGGCGTTCAATGCAAGAAGGTTGGTCTGACTGGCGATGGACTGAATCACCAGCGTCACGCGCTGAATGTCATCGCTGCGCTGACTCAAGGCTTCGATCAGTTCACGGCTGGCATTGGCGCGCTGGCTGAGCTGATGCATACGCGAAATCGAGTCCACCAGTTCGGTGCGCCCCGCCGCGCTGCTGTGATGGGCTTCGCTGGCTGCGCCCAAGGCTTCACGGCTGAGCTGCGAAGTGGCCTGTTCAGTGGCGATCATGACTTCAGCGTTGTTGACGATCTGCGCGGCGGCGTCGAGTTGCGATTGCAACTTGCCGGCCAGCTCCTTGACGGAAAACGCCACGCCAGCGGCTGATAGCGCGTTATGGCTGGTGGTGTAGGAAAGGTCGCGAGTCAGCTCGGACATCGCGCTGCTGCTGTCGACGGGTTGAGCATCGGGGACCGCCCGAGAACGCAGGCGCGGCAGCCAGACGATCAGCACCGCCAGCGGCATGCTGACGTACAAGGGCCATTCGCCCAGGCTCATCCCGGCCAGCAACAGCATCAGGGCGATGCTTTGCAGGGTCGGCGTCAGCCAGCGATTCTTCGGCAAAACAACTGGTGCAGGCAGAGCCGCAACCAGAGATCCATCTCTCGTCATTTCGTTACCCCACGCTTGTTCTCATTGTTGTGGCTGCATTAAACGCCACTACAACGCCATTATCCATGGTCCGTTAGTCGTGGGTCTGTGGCAGGTCAATGGAATGGCAGGGAGACTTTCCGGCAGACGAGAAAAAGCAAAGATCGCAGCCTTTTGCAGTTCCCGATGGAGCTGCAAAAGGCTGCGATCTTTTCGCGACGACCCGTATTGAAGGGGTCGCCTCAGGAATCAGGCCTGACGCTGGTGCTTGTCGATCTGCTCGTGCCGCTCTTGAGCTTCGATGCAGTACTTGGTGGTCGGGCTGATCAGCAGGCGTTTCAGGCCGATAGGCTCGCCGCTGTCGTCGCACCAGCCGAAGCTGTCTTCCTTGATACGCTCAAGGGCCTGCTCGAGTTGCGGCAGCATGCGCTGGTCGCGATCGATCGCGTTTACCAGCCAGGTGCGCTCTTCTTCCACCGATGCGGCGTCCGCCGGGTCAGCCGGGGTGTCCAGGCTTTCGATGGCAATACGGTTCTGCTCAATGCGCTCATGGGTTTCGACTTTCATGTTCTGCAACAGCTCTTGAAAGAAAGCTTGTTGCTCGGCATTCATGTAGTCATCTGCCGGCATGGCCAGCAACTTGTCCTTTGTCATTGATATCTCTATAAAAAACGTGCATTAAGGCGAATTAGGGAGCGTTCCGGCGAACCGTCTGCGTTCATCGGAAAGGCATCGTTTATTGCAAACGCCACCCGGCACTCAATTTACGAAGGGGCGGCAGTCTAAGGCTCGTTTGAGGCCTCAGCAACTGTAAATACCGGGAATTTGTCCGACAAGGCCCGGAAACTGCTCTGACACAGGCTTCACAGCGCTCATCGGAGTGCGTTTATAGCAAGAAATTCAGTCGAGCGGCTGTATATAGAAGACAAACGTCGGACGAGCGGCGCTTTGTCGCAATTCGTTACGGTCATTGACCGCGAAAACAGCCCCCTCGCAAAGACTGACAAATCCCCCTGACCTCAGCTACGTTATGCCCTCCCCGGTTCGACTTGAAGGAACGCGTCATGAAACTGATCGGCATGCTGGACTCCCCTTACGTGCGCCGCGTGGCGATCTCTGCCAAATGTCTGGGGATCGAACTGGAACACGATCCGGTCTCGGTGTTCCGTCACTTCGAGCGCTTCCAGCAGATCAACCCGGTGGTCAAGGCGCCGACCCTGGTGCTCGATGACGGCGAAGTGCTGATCGACTCGACCCTGATCCTCGACTACCTCGAAGTCCTGTCCGGCAAAACCCTGCTGCCCGCCGACCTGTCGCATCGGGTCAAAGCCCTGCGCCTGATCGGCCTGGGTCTTGCCGCCTGCGAAAAAGCCGTGCAGCTCTACTACGAACGCAACCTGCGCCCGGCCGACATTCAATACCAGCCGTGGGTCGAACGCGTCGAAGGTCAACTCGCCGCCGCCTTCACCGCCCTTGAACATGAACTCGAAAAACACCCGCTGCCCACCGACGGCTCTCTCCAGCAGGACGGTATCACCCTGGCCGTCGCCTGGAGCTTCACCGGCCTCGTTGTCCCCGACCAGATTAACGTCGATCGCTTCCCGCGCATCGCCCAATACACCGCGTACGCCGAAAGCACCCAGGCGTTCATCAGCACCCCGATGACCTGACCATGAGCACCACCGAAACCGCCGCCCCGGCCCTCAAAGAAATCTTCAACGCCGAACGCCTGCAACACATCGCCACAGAAATGAGCGCCGTGTACCCGGCGTTCAAGGCCAAGGCGTTTCTCAAGCACGCCAACGACGGCCTCGCCGACCTCTCCGTCATGCAACGCATGGCCCGCGTCAGCGAAAGCCTGCACGCGGTGCTGCCGCTGGATTACGCAGATTCCCTCACTGTCCTGCGCGAACTTGCCCCACGACTGAACAGCGGCTTCGTCAGCATGTGCCTGCCGCACTACGTCGCGAGCTACGGCGCGCACGCGTTCGACACCTCCATGGAAGCCCTGAAGTACTTCACCACCTTCGGTTCCTCCGAATTCGCCATCCGCCACTTCCTGCGCAGCGACCTGGAACGCTCGCTGGAACTGATGCACGACTGGACCCGAGACGAAAACCACCACGTCCGAAGACTCGCCAGCGAAGGCAGCCGCCCTCGCCTGCCGTGGTCATTTCGGCTGGAACCGGTGCAGGCGGATCCGCTGTTGGCTGCCGGGATTCTTGATCGGTTGAAAGCCGATGAGAGTTTGTACGTGCGCAAGTCCGTGGCGAATCATTTAAATGACGTGACGAAAGAGCATCCAGAGTGGGTGCTGGATACAGTTGAGGGGTGGTCGCTGGACAACAAGCACACGGCTTGGATTGCCAAACATGCGCTACGGAGTTTGATCAAACAGGGGAATTCTCGGGCGCTTACGGTTATAGGCGCTGGGGCCAAGGCTGAGGTTGAGTTGCTGGATGTGAAGGTGGAGCCGGCGGTTGTGCGGCTTGGCGAGACGATAACTTTGTCATTTACCGTTCGATCGTTGGTCCCAGTTGAACAGCGGCTGGTGATTGATTATGCGATTGACTATGTGAAGGCGAATGGCGGGACGTCGGCCAAGGTTTTCAAGTTGAAGACGTTGGAGCTGGAGGGGTTTGGGAATGCGGTTGTGGCGCGGCGGCAGGTGATTAAGGATTTCACTACGCGCAAGCACTATGCGGGGGTGCATGCGGTGCATGTGGTGGTTAATGGGGAGCGGTTGGGGAGTACAGCGGTTGACATCGATTTTTGACGGACTGAAAGATTCTCTCTGACGTTGCTCTCGTACGTGGACTAGCCAACAAAAAAATCCAAGGACCTGGCCATGAAGCTTAAACAAATAGTCGATTGCTTTTTTAAATATGCGATTGAACGGAGAAATCCGTACAGCAGCTTCCCCCTTACCACTGAAATCGATGAGTTTGGCGGGCCGTATGTTGAAATTTCCGACTCAGGAAAACTGGCTATCGTTGCGAGATCGCGGTTATGAAGTGTTGAGAAAAGAGACAACATCACCAGAGGAGCTGGCTAAATGGGTGTATGAAATGTTCAACAAGAGATAAAACTTCACACCAATGCGTCATTCCGACTAATCCAACTCGACGCTTTCAACTCTTCGCAACCGATCAAAAATTTACGACTTTACTTTCTGACTGATTTTGACCAAAAGTATCTAAAAACGCTTGGCACCCCTTCACAGCCGGCTTCAGGCGGGAAGGAAGGTCAAACTGTCAAGATTGATCTCGGCGTAAGAACCTATATCCCCCTTGTAAAGCGAGACCCTGGACACGCCCAGCTCGGACTGTAAAAGCTCGACTAACGTTCTTAGCTTTTTGTTTTTAGACATCGACGTCGGACGCACTACCGCTGCCTGTCCGGGTTCGTCATCGTAAATCCTGATCAGAAACATATCCTCTTCGCTCTGTATTTCGTAGTTATAACCACGATACTCATACCCGAGGTCGTGGTCGACGTCATCAAAGCGAGTAGCTTTTATTATCTTCAAAGTGGCATCCAGTATTCGATCACTATAGAAGGATCATTTCAAAAAATAAAAATGGGGACGCATCTATTTATCAAAAGACCCACCCTGTATTTTTCCGACTCACCTCCATTTTCAAGAATTACCAACTGCCATACGGAATGCCGAATTTTTCGATATAACGCTTGGATCTTTCACTGATCGGATAAGCGTAACGCCCTTGGTTCTTACCCTGACTCGGACCTAGCGGTTCGATCTCTGCTTGCGCCCGAGCGACCTTGATCGCCTTATGACACGAGTCTTTAACCCAAGCCTGCACCACCCCGCCGGGCGCCAGCCCCAAGTAAACCGACGCCATAAACCGCGCCTCTCGTTCAGGTGTTTGCGGGCAACGTTTGCTGGTGGATTCCACCATCAATTGTCTGGCGTGTTCTGGAATATCCACCCAGGCTTGCCAGGTTTTCTTTTCAACGATTGACTGCCATCGAACATATATCCGCACGGGAAGATCGGCACCCACCACTCGTTTTCCGCTGCCATCCACGATGGACCAGCCGCGAGCCGACTCGGTGCCGTCCTCAGGTTCACCACCGGCGGCGGAGCCGCCATTGGCCTTGAAGTAGACCTTGCCGGTAACGTCCTGCACAGAACTGTCCTCCACCCAAACCTGCATGTAATCAGGTTCGATGAATGCCAATTCCCACCATTCGGATTTGGGGTCTTTTTTACCTGATAGCGGATCAGCAGACTGGCAGCCAGCCATGAACAACGCGCAAAACAGGGTGACAAGTAATTTCATTACCAGAGCGTCCAGTCAGGTACGTGAGGATGTTGTACGCGAATTGAGTCTGCCGTAGGGGCATTGATGTAGACCGCTCTCATTCCACTGCCGTCTCTGCGGCCAAGGGGATGGTTCCAGTTTGCGGACGTGTGAATGTACTTCAGTTTCAACAGCTTTTCTTCTTGTGGAGTGACGCTGTAGTCGCCTGCCAAGAACCGATCACACAATGCTTGAAGCTCTGAAGGAACAGCCAATTCCGGTGTATCCGGAATATCTTTAAAGCGAACGCCCTTCTCTTTCGCCAACTGGTGCATCAAGCGCAGGTACACCCGGGAGAGCATGCCACTCACCGGACGTTTTAGTTGGACGGCGGCGTACACCCGTTTTAAGCGCGGACTGAGCCGATCTTGTAACGCATTAGGCAAGGGCAACGCAGCTGGCGTGACAATCTCCAGCATTTCCGCAGGCCAACCTTTGGCAAGCAACTGATCCTTCACTATCTCTGCATCACGATAAATCGAGGTTGTCACAACATCAGTATTCTGCGACACGTCCAAGCTTTGCATGGGGCTGACGAGTACATTCTCTTGTGCTTCTTCGAGGTAACCACCCCCAAGGTCGGAATGAACTCCCGGTAAAACGATTTCCAAATGATCGGGCTTGACGCGGCTCAAAGCGAAATTCGCCCGGCATTCATCGCGCGCAGTCAGCTGGACAACATCTGTGAAATAGCGACGATCCAGGTACAACCTGATGCCAGTGGCAACAGGGCTTTTGATGTTGCCCAGATTTGACCATCCGGCAATCGAGGGTACGGTGTCGAACAGACCAATGAAGCCCATGTTGATGCTGCTTTTGTATTGTTCATTGAAAGTAGAACTGAATCCTCTCGCATTACTGCGCATCACATCCCCAAGAGGGCCCTGCTTTCCGCGTGCAATTTCATTGGCAAAATGCCGAGCGGCAGCAGCTCCACGACTGAAACCGAACGTATCGAATGTCAGAGAAGTAATTTCGCTCTCAGGATGGCTAGCCAGTACCCCTTCAATACGCAGTTTGATCTCTGAAAACGAAAGCTGAACACGACCTGCAACCCCCGTCTCACCTCGACCAGTGCCGGCCCCAAGCGTGCTGTCCTCCATGCCTGAGCGAGTACCGATCCCCTCGACATACACCATGCGAAAGGCTTGCTTCTGCGACCCCTCTCCTTCGGCTTTCTGAGGTGCGTAATACAAGTCACTCAGTTTCTGCACATTGCTGGTGTCATTGCCGTAGCTGCTGTCCGGATCTTTCATGAACGGCTGGCAACTCGCATCAATATCTTGAGCCGCAATCGGATGATGAGCACCACACAAAAGCCCGGCCGCAGCATTATTGGCATTATTTCCCGTCCCATCGAAGAACACTCCGATTCGCAGGGCTATGCCAATTTTTTCACGTGCCGATGCCGGTTCCTTCCCGTGTTTCTCATATTCAGCCCAACGCTGGGCATGAATGTCGACGGGGTCGGTTCCTTTGTTGCGATAGTTTTTAGGCGGGTTGGGAATGTAGCCACTCAATCCTTGATTCCTCGTTCTGATCCTTGAGAACGGGCCGAAGGGTGACAGTCGATGTTGGGTGGCGCAAGCCGTGGCCCAGTGCCAGCGCCTGGCTTCATGCGGAGAAGAACGGCTCCTCTTCTCACTGCAGAATTGGGTTTATGCCTTGAGATACAAGTAGTCCAGCACCTAACTCACAGCCAACCTCACAACAAGCGCTGGTGCGCACTAGCCACGCAAGTCACGCACCAGGCCTATCTGAACAGTTACCACTGGCCGCTTACGAGACAGCCGACGATTTCCCAACCGCTGTATTCCCACCAGGAATATCGATCATCGGAGCAGCTTCTGGCCAGACTGGCCATATGGATTTCGCCCGCTGTTTGTTGGGTACCGAAAGGCGTGCCAATAGAAGCTGTTACTTGATTGACAGTTTGAGGAGCCTTGAGGGTGGTCGGATGTACGGAAGCATTCGCAACGGTGGCGGTGAAAGCGAGCGTTGCGGATACGGCCAGAGCAGTGATGGACTTTTTCATTTTCGAATCCTTTCAGTTATCTGACATGCGGCTTGTGCATTGGCCTGACCTGCCTTAATCAATAATCTGAACAGATCGGGCACTCGCAAAAAGCCTACCACCGTGCTACCGGCTGCACAGTCGCTCAACTGTGCTATTGACAAGCTGATGGAGTGAGGGAAGGGATCTTTTCGAACGCTCAAGACTCGGGCAACGCGCCGGGTTCTTTTCCTGTCTATCACCCTGCGTGCAGTGGTGGCGCCACGCCCCGAATGATAAGGTTCAGCCTCAAAATCACGGACGACACCTCGTGCACAAACAATGTCTGGCAGCAGCAGTAACCTTCACCATCAGTTTTTCCGCTCTTGCCTCTCCCGTACCGCAGGAAGAACTCGAAGAGTGCCAACGAATAGAAAACTCGGCCAAACAGGTCATGAAAACCAGGCAGCAAGGCGTGCCTATGGCTTCGGTGTGGGAATTGGCCGAAGCGGCAGGTAAGCAGAACGAGTATGTGGGTGAAGTGTTCAAGTCGCTGATCCGCGAGGCGTACGAGATTCCTCAATACTCAAGCGAGAGCTTGCAGCAGAAAGCGATCAGCGATTTCCATTCCAATTTCTACAAGGCTTGCATCGTGACGGCGGAAAAGAGAGCAAACGCAAACGGCTGAGCTCAACGAACAAAAAAGAGAGCAGATTCAGGTAATGAATCTGCTCCCTTTTACTGAAGGACTCCTGATTCAGGGCCAGGGAGCTCCATCACCTTCGCGGGCATTAAAAGCCGCCCCCTCAATGTGATAAACCTGCGGCTCCTCCGAAAAATGCCCCTCCAACTTCAGCATAAAGATCCTGTGATCTTCACCCGCCTCAAAATCCATATGAGCCTCCAGCGACTCCCACCGCACGATCAAATTGAACCGCTCCGGCGTTTCAATTCCCTGCGCAAGCATGTGCCCGCCGTACCCGTTCGCGCGGCGGAGCAAAGGCGCAACCTCGGCAAATGCACGCCGGAACTCATCAACACGTTCTGCGTGAACAGGCAGCAAAGCGATCTCGTAAATCATGACGCATCCCCCACAGAATCCACACGAAGCGCCGGCACGACCGCAATCGCAATCTTCCCTTGAAGACCGTTATTGGGACTTTCCAGCCGAGCATGGGCCAGCGCAATCTCCGCAAGCGAATACACCGCGCCAACATGTGGCCGCAGTTGACCGCGTTCCACCAGGGCACTCAATTCATCGAGCTTGCCGCGGTTCTGGCGGGTGAAAACGAAGTGATAGCTCGCGTTCTTGCCCCACGCCTGAACGAGGTTTTGTGGCCGGGCGATGTCGACGATCGAGACCACGCGGCCAAGTTGCGCGAGTGCGTCGGGGCTGCGCGACAGGGTGTCGCCGCCGATGGTGTCGAACACTACGTCCACTCCGAGGCCATGGGTTTCTCGCAGGATGGCGTCGACGTAGTCTTCCTTTTCGTAGTCGATGATCACATCGGCGCCCATGCGGCGGACGAACTCGGCATTTGCTTCACGCGCGGTCGTGAACACTTTGGCGCCCATCGCTTTGGCGAGCTGGATGGCGACGTGTCCGACGCCGCCTGCGCCGCCATGGATCAAGATGCTCTCCCCTACTCTGAGCGCTGCCCGCACGATCAAGGCTTCCCATGCTGTCCCGCCCACCAGGCTCAAGCTGGCAGCTTCGAGGTGGCTCAGTGAGGAAGGCTTTTTGCCGATGATGCTGGCGGACGCCACGTGGTACTCGGCATAGCTGCCGGGGCCGTCGAAGATTTGCGGCGTGTACCAGACTTCGTCGCCCGGCGCGAAAGCCGTCACGCCGGGGCCAACCGCCTCGACTACGCCGGAGACGTCATGTCCGGTGATGGCCGGCAGTTGCACCAGATCCTGATAGTCGCCGCGTCGGACTTGATAATCCAATGGATTGATCGAGGTGGCGTGTACCCGGACCAGCACTTGTCCCGTTTCCGGCACAGGCTTGGGCACGTCGCAGAGTGTGAACGATTCCGGGTTGCCAAATGATTCAAGCAGCATCGCTTTCATGGTGAATCCTCGTATCGACAATAAGGGATATCGAGATATCTCGATATCATGCGATAAATTTTTTTACAGCTCTTTCCCTATGACCTCGGCCAAGGCGCTGATGTTGGCTTCATTGCGCTTGTAGTAGGTCCACTGACCGATGCGCCTGACTTCAACCAGGCCCACACGCTGCAGCGTTGCAAGATAACCGGACACCGTTGACTGCGAGAGTCCGATGCCCTCTTGAATACTGCTCACACACACGCCCACCGTGTGAACGTCGCCCTCGTCCTGCGGGGGAAAGTTCTTTACGGGGTCCTTCAAGCCTTTCAGGATTTCAAGCCGTACCGGGTTTGAGAGTGCTTTGAATACTTCGATCAGGTCCATGCGGCGAGGATATCGAGATTATTCGATATGTCAATACGCTGTTTGACCAACGGAATGCATCTCGCCTGCCGAGAGCTCGGCAACGCTCGTCAAACCGCCAGAACGCAGCAAGGTACCTGGTAAAGAATGTGCTCGGTGGTACTGCCCAACCATTTGCTCAAGCCCCGGTTGCGAACTCTTCCCATCACGATGACATCGACATGCTGCTCGTCGGCGAACTCGCTCAGCACAGTGACTGGCCGGCCTTCAACGAAGTGGCGCTGACTGGAGGCCACACCGAACTGCCCGGCCAGTCGAAGAAACGATTTTTGCAGGTCCTCGCGCAGTGACCGAGTCAGCTCGGCCAGGGGTAATCCCCCCATGTCCGCCAGGTACGCGGCGGAAATATCGCAGGCATAGAGCAAGTGCAACTCGGCGTCGCACTGAATGGCCAGGGCACTGGCCTGCCGGATGATCTGCTCGTTCAACGAGTTGTCGGCGGACTCGATATCCGACACCTCGACCGCCGCCAGCACTTTACGAGGCAATACATAGCCGCTTCCGCCCACCAGATACACAGGGACCGGACAATCGCGCAGCAATTGCCAGTCCAGCGGCGTGTAAAACGCGCGCCTGAGGGCCGACACCTGTTCGATTTCCTTGATCAGCAGATCGGGCCCATACGCTTTGACATGATCAAGGATGCGCTGCTCCACATCAGCGGCCCATTCCACTTCGGTGGTCACCTCGATCCGCCTGCCGCGCAGATTGACCGCCCGGGCTTCCAGCGTCTGCCGGTGTTCCTCAAGAAATGCTTCGCGTGCCTGTGACCGGTTGCCTGTTTCCAGCAGCGACAAACCGTCGAGCGAGGGAATCAGCGCCAATATGTGCAAGCGCGCGCCACTGGCCTTGGCCAGCGCCGCGGCATGGTTGATCGCAGCGGACTCGCGCAGGAGCGGATTGATGATCAGCAACAACCGTTGATACTGGCTCATAGAGACCTCTCGTCAGATCCAGGACTTTGCACTTCGGTTCGAACGACCGGCCCCACCGCCAGGATGCTGCCGGGTACCGAATACAGCGCCCGCTCGGTATTGCTACCCATCAACCGGTCAATACCTGCGCGGTGCATCGTGCCCATCACGACCACATCCGCCAGGTATTGCTCGACAAACTCGCTGATGACCGGCACTGGCAGCCCCATCACAAAATGGCGTCGCTCGGGCGGGATCCCGTAGCGATCGGCGAGGTTGATGAAAGCCTGGTGCAGGGACTGCCGCAGCTCCTCGACAAAATCCACTCCCCATCCGGTACCGACCAGCGGCGCGTCGCCATTGAAGGCCGGTGACAGGTCATAGGCGTAGAGCAGGTGCATGGGCGCGTCACATTGCGTGGCCAGCGCGTTGGCGGTCTGAATGATGGTGTCATTCAGACCGCTGATCTGGGTCTCGGGATCGAACGGATCCACGGCCGCCACGATCCGATGCGGCAGGCTGTAACGGACCTCGTTGACCAGATGCACGGGCACCGGACATTCGCGCAGCAAATGGCAATCCAGCGGCGTTATGAAAACCCGCTTCAGGAGGGGTTCGAGCGTCACATCCTTGATCAGCAAATCAGGTTTGAGGTCTGCGACAGCCCGCAGGATATCCAGCAGCGCGTGGGTGGTGAACACCACCTCCACCGTGACCTTTAGTCCCTGTTCCGAGAGTTGCTCAAGCTGATCGGCTACCCAGCGACGGTGGTGGCGCAGATAGCGCTGATAGCCGACCTCGTCGATTTTGTCCTCCCACAGGCGAACCACGGGTGCCGGTTCAGCGAAGACCCGAACGTCCAGCGCCGCCCCGCTCGCCTTGGCCAGCGCCACCGCGCGCAGCATGGCGGGCGTCTGATGCAGGGTCTGGTCGGCGACCAGCAGCAAACGTTGATATTGCCCCATCACACACCTCCGCAAGACAACCGCAGGCTTTGAGACTGAGCCTGCGTCACTGGCACGCAGTTGATTTACATCAACTTCGGACCATTCAACATCGCCGGTCTCTGACCCAGATCAGATTCCTGCCCATTGAGCAGCGTAGAAAGAAAGCGACTGCAGGGCGCTGTGTCCCGCACCTGTCTTTAAAACCGCAAGGAGGG includes these proteins:
- a CDS encoding methyl-accepting chemotaxis protein, whose protein sequence is MTRDGSLVAALPAPVVLPKNRWLTPTLQSIALMLLLAGMSLGEWPLYVSMPLAVLIVWLPRLRSRAVPDAQPVDSSSAMSELTRDLSYTTSHNALSAAGVAFSVKELAGKLQSQLDAAAQIVNNAEVMIATEQATSQLSREALGAASEAHHSSAAGRTELVDSISRMHQLSQRANASRELIEALSQRSDDIQRVTLVIQSIASQTNLLALNAAIEAARAGEHGRGFAVVADEVRGLAARTATATGEVGEMVADIQQRTAQVVEQIRQLSDDLHTGVEQVEHTGQHLENIARLAAGVESQVGEIARGAETNREQLDSLFAAIEQMRSDLAISDQQTRRLADAAVQMEGQAETISERLAEVGLDDYHQRIYDLAREGASQIAARFEADVEQGRISLEDLFDRQYQPIPDTQPAKFQTRFDRYTDQVLPAIQEPLLPRHEGLVFAIACTQHGYVPTHNQAFSRPLTGDVQVDTVNNRTKRKFADRTGIRCGSHQQPVLLQTYTRDTGELMHDLSVPIMVKGRHWGGLRLGYKPENPR
- a CDS encoding TraR/DksA family transcriptional regulator; this translates as MTKDKLLAMPADDYMNAEQQAFFQELLQNMKVETHERIEQNRIAIESLDTPADPADAASVEEERTWLVNAIDRDQRMLPQLEQALERIKEDSFGWCDDSGEPIGLKRLLISPTTKYCIEAQERHEQIDKHQRQA
- a CDS encoding glutathione S-transferase produces the protein MKLIGMLDSPYVRRVAISAKCLGIELEHDPVSVFRHFERFQQINPVVKAPTLVLDDGEVLIDSTLILDYLEVLSGKTLLPADLSHRVKALRLIGLGLAACEKAVQLYYERNLRPADIQYQPWVERVEGQLAAAFTALEHELEKHPLPTDGSLQQDGITLAVAWSFTGLVVPDQINVDRFPRIAQYTAYAESTQAFISTPMT
- a CDS encoding DNA alkylation repair protein translates to MSTTETAAPALKEIFNAERLQHIATEMSAVYPAFKAKAFLKHANDGLADLSVMQRMARVSESLHAVLPLDYADSLTVLRELAPRLNSGFVSMCLPHYVASYGAHAFDTSMEALKYFTTFGSSEFAIRHFLRSDLERSLELMHDWTRDENHHVRRLASEGSRPRLPWSFRLEPVQADPLLAAGILDRLKADESLYVRKSVANHLNDVTKEHPEWVLDTVEGWSLDNKHTAWIAKHALRSLIKQGNSRALTVIGAGAKAEVELLDVKVEPAVVRLGETITLSFTVRSLVPVEQRLVIDYAIDYVKANGGTSAKVFKLKTLELEGFGNAVVARRQVIKDFTTRKHYAGVHAVHVVVNGERLGSTAVDIDF
- a CDS encoding DUF2931 family protein — protein: MKLLVTLFCALFMAGCQSADPLSGKKDPKSEWWELAFIEPDYMQVWVEDSSVQDVTGKVYFKANGGSAAGGEPEDGTESARGWSIVDGSGKRVVGADLPVRIYVRWQSIVEKKTWQAWVDIPEHARQLMVESTSKRCPQTPEREARFMASVYLGLAPGGVVQAWVKDSCHKAIKVARAQAEIEPLGPSQGKNQGRYAYPISERSKRYIEKFGIPYGSW
- a CDS encoding phospholipase effector Tle1 domain-containing protein, with translation MSGYIPNPPKNYRNKGTDPVDIHAQRWAEYEKHGKEPASAREKIGIALRIGVFFDGTGNNANNAAAGLLCGAHHPIAAQDIDASCQPFMKDPDSSYGNDTSNVQKLSDLYYAPQKAEGEGSQKQAFRMVYVEGIGTRSGMEDSTLGAGTGRGETGVAGRVQLSFSEIKLRIEGVLASHPESEITSLTFDTFGFSRGAAAARHFANEIARGKQGPLGDVMRSNARGFSSTFNEQYKSSINMGFIGLFDTVPSIAGWSNLGNIKSPVATGIRLYLDRRYFTDVVQLTARDECRANFALSRVKPDHLEIVLPGVHSDLGGGYLEEAQENVLVSPMQSLDVSQNTDVVTTSIYRDAEIVKDQLLAKGWPAEMLEIVTPAALPLPNALQDRLSPRLKRVYAAVQLKRPVSGMLSRVYLRLMHQLAKEKGVRFKDIPDTPELAVPSELQALCDRFLAGDYSVTPQEEKLLKLKYIHTSANWNHPLGRRDGSGMRAVYINAPTADSIRVQHPHVPDWTLW
- a CDS encoding antibiotic biosynthesis monooxygenase family protein, coding for MIYEIALLPVHAERVDEFRRAFAEVAPLLRRANGYGGHMLAQGIETPERFNLIVRWESLEAHMDFEAGEDHRIFMLKLEGHFSEEPQVYHIEGAAFNAREGDGAPWP
- a CDS encoding zinc-dependent alcohol dehydrogenase family protein; translated protein: MKAMLLESFGNPESFTLCDVPKPVPETGQVLVRVHATSINPLDYQVRRGDYQDLVQLPAITGHDVSGVVEAVGPGVTAFAPGDEVWYTPQIFDGPGSYAEYHVASASIIGKKPSSLSHLEAASLSLVGGTAWEALIVRAALRVGESILIHGGAGGVGHVAIQLAKAMGAKVFTTAREANAEFVRRMGADVIIDYEKEDYVDAILRETHGLGVDVVFDTIGGDTLSRSPDALAQLGRVVSIVDIARPQNLVQAWGKNASYHFVFTRQNRGKLDELSALVERGQLRPHVGAVYSLAEIALAHARLESPNNGLQGKIAIAVVPALRVDSVGDAS
- a CDS encoding ArsR/SmtB family transcription factor; protein product: MDLIEVFKALSNPVRLEILKGLKDPVKNFPPQDEGDVHTVGVCVSSIQEGIGLSQSTVSGYLATLQRVGLVEVRRIGQWTYYKRNEANISALAEVIGKEL